One Streptomyces sp. ML-6 genomic region harbors:
- a CDS encoding maleylpyruvate isomerase family mycothiol-dependent enzyme — translation MTVHPSLQTYADAWTHSIESIAELVKSLPEGEWNRRTPCPAWSVRDVVSHIIGMECEQLGDPRPIHSLPRDLYHVQSDFARYMEMQVDVRRHHTAPEMTSELEYTIIRRARQLRNETRAPETMVRAPLGAEQTLELALRMRVFDVWVHEQDLRTALVRPGNLDSPGATVVRDVLLEALPKVVAKDAGAPPHTAIVLDVSGPLEFLRTVRVDAEGRGSVDGSPSLGPAVTLAMDWETYFRLACGRVRPGAVADRLKIEGDQDLAEAILRNFAVTP, via the coding sequence GATAGCCGAGCTGGTGAAGTCGCTCCCCGAGGGGGAGTGGAACCGCAGAACACCGTGCCCCGCCTGGTCGGTGCGCGATGTCGTCTCGCACATCATCGGCATGGAGTGCGAGCAGCTCGGCGACCCGCGCCCGATCCACTCCCTGCCCCGCGACCTCTACCACGTGCAGAGCGACTTCGCCCGCTACATGGAGATGCAGGTCGATGTGCGGCGCCACCACACCGCGCCGGAGATGACCTCCGAGCTGGAATACACGATCATTCGCCGCGCGCGTCAGCTGCGCAACGAGACACGTGCCCCCGAGACCATGGTCCGGGCCCCGCTGGGCGCCGAGCAGACCCTCGAACTGGCACTGCGGATGCGGGTCTTCGACGTCTGGGTGCACGAGCAGGACCTGCGGACGGCGCTGGTCCGGCCCGGCAACCTGGACTCCCCCGGCGCCACCGTCGTCCGGGACGTCCTGCTCGAAGCGCTGCCGAAGGTGGTCGCCAAGGACGCCGGGGCCCCGCCCCACACGGCGATCGTGCTCGATGTGAGCGGGCCGCTGGAGTTCCTGCGCACCGTCAGGGTCGACGCGGAGGGCCGCGGTTCGGTGGACGGCTCGCCCTCGCTCGGCCCCGCGGTGACGCTGGCGATGGACTGGGAGACGTACTTCCGTCTCGCCTGCGGGCGGGTGCGGCCGGGCGCGGTCGCCGACCGGCTCAAGATCGAGGGCGACCAGGACCTGGCGGAAGCGATCCTGCGGAACTTCGCCGTCACCCCGTGA
- a CDS encoding MFS transporter, whose amino-acid sequence MSSAAAPTLSLPGDPPGGRRAVRVWGIGVAVYFVAIIFRTSLGVAGLDAADRFHVNASALATFSILQLLVYAGMQIPVGLMVDRLGTKKVLTLGAVLFTLGQLGFALSPSYGMALASRALLGCGDAMTFISVLRLGARWFPARRGPLIGQIAALFGMAGNLVSTLLIARSLHGLGWTTTFVGSSMAGVVVLVLLMLFLKDHPEGHEPPPVERAGAAYVRGQIADAWREPGTRLGMWVHFTTQFPAMVFLLLWGLPFLVEAQGLSRSAAGELLTLVVLSNMAFGLVYGQIVARHHAARAPLALGTVAVTALLWASAVFFPADRAPMWLLIVLCVVLGACGPASMIGFDFARPANPPERQGTASGIVNMGGFIASMTTLFAIGVLLDATGDNYRIAFSSVFVLEAIGVVQILRLRSRAAHREREHHVISRVEAVHVPV is encoded by the coding sequence GTGAGTTCCGCCGCCGCTCCCACCCTGTCCCTGCCCGGTGATCCCCCCGGCGGCCGACGTGCCGTGCGGGTCTGGGGCATCGGCGTCGCCGTCTACTTCGTCGCCATCATCTTCCGCACCAGCCTGGGCGTCGCCGGGCTCGACGCCGCCGACCGGTTCCACGTCAACGCCTCCGCCCTCGCCACCTTCTCCATCCTCCAGCTGCTCGTCTACGCGGGCATGCAGATACCCGTCGGCCTGATGGTCGACCGCCTCGGCACCAAGAAGGTCCTCACCCTGGGGGCCGTCCTGTTCACCCTCGGGCAGCTCGGCTTCGCGCTGTCCCCCTCGTACGGCATGGCGCTGGCCTCCAGGGCGCTGCTGGGCTGCGGCGACGCGATGACGTTCATCAGCGTGCTGAGGCTCGGGGCGCGCTGGTTCCCGGCCCGGCGCGGCCCGCTGATCGGGCAGATCGCGGCGCTCTTCGGGATGGCGGGCAACCTCGTCTCGACGCTCCTGATCGCGCGGTCCCTGCACGGGCTCGGCTGGACCACCACCTTCGTCGGCAGCTCGATGGCCGGCGTCGTCGTCCTCGTACTCCTGATGCTGTTCCTGAAGGACCACCCCGAGGGCCACGAGCCGCCGCCCGTCGAGCGGGCGGGTGCCGCCTATGTGCGCGGGCAGATCGCGGACGCCTGGCGGGAGCCCGGTACCCGGCTCGGCATGTGGGTGCACTTCACCACGCAGTTCCCGGCGATGGTGTTCCTGCTGCTGTGGGGGCTGCCGTTCCTGGTCGAGGCTCAGGGGCTGAGCCGGTCGGCCGCCGGTGAGCTGCTCACCCTGGTGGTGCTCTCCAACATGGCGTTCGGGCTGGTCTACGGGCAGATCGTGGCCCGTCACCACGCCGCCCGCGCCCCGCTGGCCCTGGGCACGGTCGCGGTCACGGCGCTGCTCTGGGCCTCGGCCGTCTTCTTCCCGGCCGACCGGGCGCCGATGTGGCTGCTGATCGTCCTGTGCGTGGTGCTCGGCGCGTGCGGCCCGGCCTCGATGATCGGCTTCGACTTCGCCCGGCCCGCCAACCCTCCGGAGCGGCAGGGCACCGCATCGGGCATCGTCAACATGGGCGGCTTCATCGCCTCGATGACCACGCTCTTCGCCATCGGCGTCCTGCTCGACGCGACCGGCGACAACTACCGGATCGCGTTCTCCTCGGTCTTCGTGCTGGAGGCGATCGGCGTCGTCCAGATCCTGCGACTGCGCTCCAGGGCCGCGCACCGGGAGCGGGAGCACCACGTGATCAGCCGCGTGGAGGCCGTGCACGTGCCGGTGTGA
- a CDS encoding GntR family transcriptional regulator yields MPAAPSTVKPSGKSTEKTVAKTVTKTAAKAVVKRPPAAERVYAHIKEAVLDRRYEGGTLLTEGDLAEAVGVSRTPVREALLRLEVEGLIKLYPKKGALVLAVSAQEIADVVETRLLVEEFAARKAVPASPRLIARLEELLEEQRLLAEAGDLAEVSVKDRCFHAEIVRNAGNEILSRLYDQLRDRQLRMGVAVMEAHPDRIAANITEHGELLEAIRAGDAEGAAQVVRHHVGRVKVLIRGEDR; encoded by the coding sequence ATGCCTGCCGCGCCCTCGACCGTGAAGCCCTCCGGGAAGTCCACCGAAAAGACCGTCGCGAAGACCGTGACCAAGACGGCCGCGAAGGCGGTCGTGAAGCGGCCGCCCGCCGCCGAGCGCGTCTACGCCCACATCAAGGAGGCGGTCCTGGACCGCCGTTACGAGGGCGGCACGCTCCTCACCGAGGGCGATCTCGCCGAGGCCGTCGGCGTCTCCCGCACCCCGGTGCGCGAGGCGTTGCTGCGGCTGGAGGTCGAGGGGCTGATCAAGCTGTACCCGAAGAAGGGCGCCCTGGTGCTTGCCGTCTCCGCCCAGGAGATCGCGGACGTGGTGGAGACCCGGCTGCTCGTGGAGGAGTTCGCGGCCCGCAAGGCCGTGCCCGCCTCCCCGCGGCTGATCGCCCGGCTGGAGGAGCTCCTGGAGGAGCAGCGGCTGCTGGCCGAGGCCGGGGACCTGGCCGAGGTGTCCGTGAAGGACCGCTGCTTCCACGCCGAGATCGTGCGCAACGCGGGCAACGAGATCCTCTCGCGCCTCTACGACCAGCTGCGCGACCGGCAGCTGCGGATGGGCGTCGCCGTGATGGAGGCGCATCCGGACCGGATCGCCGCCAACATCACCGAGCACGGCGAGCTGCTGGAGGCGATCAGGGCCGGTGACGCGGAGGGCGCCGCGCAGGTCGTGCGCCACCATGTCGGCCGGGTCAAGGTGCTGATCAGGGGTGAGGACCGGTGA
- a CDS encoding serine hydrolase — protein sequence MKIGIKGINRVTASATVALTAGAVIASGVFASSAQAATPPTPKITAAGGYTMNNGTAKSLFAKGADTRRSTGSTTKIMTAKVVLSQKNLNLDSKVTIQKAYSDYIVSKGASSARLIVGDKVTVRQLLYGLMLPSGCDAAYALADKFGSGTTRAARVKSFIGKMNAQAKSLGLKNTRFDSFDGIGNGSNYSTPRDLTKLAGNAMKNSTFRSIVKTKSTKQKVTTKSGGYRYMSWTNTNTMLSSYSGAIGIKTGSGPTAKYCLVFAATRGSKTIVGTVLASTSAANRSADMKKIMDYSFKK from the coding sequence TTGAAAATCGGCATCAAGGGCATAAACCGCGTCACCGCCTCCGCCACCGTGGCCCTGACCGCGGGTGCCGTCATCGCGAGCGGCGTGTTCGCCTCCTCGGCGCAGGCCGCCACGCCGCCCACCCCGAAGATCACCGCCGCCGGCGGTTACACGATGAACAACGGCACCGCGAAGTCCCTGTTCGCCAAGGGCGCGGACACCCGTCGTTCCACCGGCTCCACCACCAAGATCATGACGGCCAAGGTGGTGCTGTCGCAGAAGAACCTGAACCTGGATTCCAAGGTCACGATCCAGAAGGCGTACAGCGACTACATCGTCTCCAAGGGCGCCTCGTCGGCCCGCCTCATCGTGGGTGACAAGGTCACCGTCCGCCAGCTCCTGTACGGCCTGATGCTGCCGTCCGGCTGCGACGCCGCCTACGCGCTGGCCGACAAGTTCGGTTCCGGCACCACCCGCGCGGCCCGCGTGAAGTCGTTCATCGGCAAGATGAACGCCCAGGCCAAGTCCCTCGGGCTGAAGAACACCCGCTTCGACTCGTTCGACGGCATAGGGAACGGCTCGAACTACTCGACGCCGCGCGACCTGACGAAGCTCGCCGGCAACGCGATGAAGAACTCCACCTTCCGCTCGATCGTCAAGACCAAGTCGACCAAGCAGAAGGTCACCACGAAGTCCGGCGGCTACCGCTACATGTCGTGGACCAACACCAACACCATGCTCAGCAGCTACAGCGGTGCGATCGGCATCAAGACCGGCTCCGGCCCGACGGCCAAGTACTGCCTGGTCTTCGCCGCGACCCGCGGCAGCAAGACCATCGTCGGCACGGTGCTCGCCTCCACGAGCGCGGCCAACCGTTCCGCGGACATGAAGAAGATCATGGACTACTCCTTCAAGAAGTAG
- a CDS encoding VOC family protein — MSSVKKFQVTFDCANTERVARFWCEVLGYSLTLPSEGEGSWAVCSDPTGEGPRMYFQQVPEGKVAKNRVHLDVRVGTGLVGDERLAVLEAERDRLVALGAVCTKVLYADEENESCINMQDVEGNEFCLD, encoded by the coding sequence ATGTCTTCGGTCAAGAAGTTTCAGGTCACCTTCGACTGTGCGAATACCGAGCGGGTCGCCCGTTTCTGGTGCGAGGTGCTGGGGTACTCCCTGACGCTGCCTTCCGAGGGGGAGGGCTCGTGGGCCGTGTGTTCCGACCCGACGGGCGAGGGCCCGCGGATGTACTTCCAGCAGGTGCCCGAGGGCAAGGTCGCCAAGAACCGGGTGCATCTCGACGTGCGGGTCGGCACCGGGCTCGTGGGCGATGAGCGGCTGGCCGTCCTGGAGGCCGAACGCGATCGGCTGGTCGCGCTCGGGGCGGTGTGCACGAAGGTGCTGTATGCCGACGAGGAGAACGAGTCGTGCATCAACATGCAGGACGTCGAGGGCAACGAGTTCTGTCTCGACTGA